TTTGGACTCACATGTATTTCATATGATAATGCCTAACCTTTGTTGCCTTCCCTCCAAAAAGGAACCTATTTACCCAGGGTAGCAAAAAAATGTCAATCAAGACTAGCCAGTCAGaggataaaatataatttaagattGGGTTTGCATGAGACTCAAAGAGCTTGAGATTAACATTTTATAGATAACAGTGATCCTAAAAACTATTTAATCTGTAGCAAAATTGCAGCAGGCCCAAGGACCATGAAGGCAAAGTCCTTCCTCCTATCACCATTTAGCTACTATAAAGCTCTGCAGTTTACCAATCCCAAGGTTCCATCTGGCATCATAGTGGCTGGTCCTGGAGGAGCTGGGGTACCAGCTGGCACAGGAGCAGGGGGCATGGCACCTCTGTTGTTTATGCCCATAGCACCTAAAGCAGAGTAGTGATCAATAGAGGAGACAGACATTGACATTCTTTATCTATGCCAAAGGAAACAAGTCAAGACTTCTGGGCTAAGACATGTTACCCTCCCACCAAAATTTGCTTCCAGAAATGTCAAGCCCCTAAAATTTGGACTAGGTAGGAGAAGCTACATAGTCCACCAGAGAtgagacaaaaaaagaaatctgtaccATTCATCTCCTAAGTCCTTACCTCCCATAGCCATCTGACCCATCCGTATCTCTTGCTctctctgaaaaacaaaaaaacactcaaGACAGTCCAAGACAGCACTGCATTCATTCTACCACAATCCACTAAGGACCACACACTAAAGAACATCTGCAACAGCTCCTTGAACTAACTCACTGTAGTTGTACAATGAATTCAAGTTTAGAGCTACTAGGACACAAGTCAGAGTTTCCTATTAGGAACAAATTGAGAGATGAAAGGAGAGACACATGATTTCTTTCAGGGCTCCAACCTGTACAACTGCTGAGGACATCAGAAGACCAGACAAGGCTGCCACAGGACTGAATCTATCTGATCCTGCAGTCACTGAGATTAAACAGCATATACTAGCTCCAGCTTTTCATCCTAAATTGCCTGTGAGGTAAAAAGAGTTCCTCTTCAAACCTTACCTTTCCTTCCTATGACTGCTTCTTTCTAAAAGAAGTGTCACAGAATGGAAAAATTGGTCATAGCCTATTGTGTTTTCTAATCCTGGTGGTGAGTTTGTCGTATCATGGGCACATGAGAGATATACCGCATCAGGGAAGGTTCCCTTGAATCCTTCCTGCTGTCGTCGCATCATTTCTTCTTGTTGCCGCCGCATCTCTTCCTCACGGCGCCTGCgctcctcctcctgcctacaGAGTCACCAAGATATTTAAGCACAGGCATTCCAGAACTTGAACAGATTATCTATCTTAATAGGGGACTCAGCCAAGGAGATCCAAGAGCCCACTGAAAACTACCTTAGTTCTCCAGGCAACTGTTAAGTGGGCCCAGCCCTAAAACAACCCAGATGTGTCCTTTAGGGGAAAAAGTTCTTTCCCAAAGGAGCCAGCCTCATGAGACCAGTCACTCAGCTGCTTTCCTCTTTAGTGCAGTCCCAAGAATTCACAGAACCATGGGCAGTCAAAACATCTACCTAAAGGGAGAACTTAAGAAGCAGCCAGGAAATATTTGCCAGCATATTTACAAATGCATGAGGTAGCATGGTGGTAAGAAGCAGGAGTGAGACACTACCTTGTAGAGCTGGTGAAGAAAAAgggttggaggaaaaaaaagttacctGAGCTCCAGCTGCTTTCGTTTTTGCACTTCTTGATTGTGCAGCTCTTCCATCCTCCGAAGTTCTTCTTGACGCCTCATCAAATCTAGAAAAACAACAGACCAATTCAGAATATTCTTCACCCTCCTCATATAGGCCCATTAATTTTCCACAAATAAAGATCCAGAAAGCAAAGGGGATATTTAATCCCTGAGTGGCCATCTGAGGTATCCAGATTCCAAAAATGAAGTCAAAcctattatttccttctccacagaatcCAGTATCCTCTGCCACATCTCCAAGCTCATTTGCCTACCAAGATCAACAAAATATTTCAGAGAATAAAAGCTGAAGTTTAGGCCTTTCTCTACTGATTGATACAAAGAAACTCctgaaaaaaagttattttgtcCTTCTTCTAGTTTTAAGCCTTAGGTAGATACTCACCCTGCCTCATTAGCATGACCTGGTGCTCATGGCGAGCAgcctccatctccatctccagCTTCTCACGAGCTTCCTTGATGTTTCGGTCCACTtggtcctgctgctgcttttcCATCTCAATAAGTGCCTTCCAGCGCATGGCATACTCATACTCAAAGGAGCCAGGCTGTGCAAATCTGGGTGGCTGCTCTCGCTCTCTATTGACAAGGTTTCTGGGTTACTAAAACTCTGTCCAAGATTCTCCCAACTAAACACTACATTCCTCCCAAGGGCCAAGACAATGGCTGCCACTGAACACATACAGCAAAGACTTGCCTCTTTTACACAACCCATTACAAGCCTCCTTAAGAATAAATAggcaaacaactaacagggaatCTGACAGGATCACATACTTGTGAAATTGCTGATTCTTTATAACCAGCTTCTCTGGGAGTCCCTCCTCATCATCTAACTGGTCCATGGGCTCCACAGTCACAGGTCGAGGAAAtctgggagaaagaaaaacactcagTTAGTCAAATTATAACCTTCATTAGGCTTCCCTCTCCACATGAGTCAGTGGCACAATGAACTAATTAAGGGTCAGCACTAAACAATTAAACATACTTCTGAAGGTGCTTTTACACCTAGTCCCAAGTAACCAAGTCCTTTAAACAGAACTCTGTGGAATCTGGGGTTGACAGGATGGGGTCAGTGTTCAGATCTCTGAACACAGCCTTTAAGTAGGTAAAGTACTTAAGTGCGGGGCTGCCCCATTGCAGCCATCatttgcctgccatgcaggagatgctgcaGGTACCACAGgcttgagccctgggttgggaagatcccctggaaaggaaacagcaacccactccagtattcttgcctaggaaattacacggatagagaagcctggtgagctacagtctatgagttCACAAAAatgtcagatacaactgagcaagcaAACTCAGAACTCAAGATAATGACTTAGAATAAATACTAAGAGAAATGTTGCATGCACAAAACAATTTACGAGTTCTAAAACTTCAAAGTAAGGGGAGATTTAACACTGACTAAATGACAACTTACTGAAAATGTCTATCTTTTAATCCTCATACCATTTCCATTAATTTAAGATTATACTGAAAACCCTACCAGAGAGCTGGATTGTATCTAGTCTTCTAAATGAACACAAGAACATGCTTCTTAGAGGCTAACTCCCGAGACCACAGAAGGAAGTAGCATTTAAGGTATGTTTCTGAAAATGACCCCTCACTCACGTGGTTAGCAGGAAGGAGCCTTCACTGCATCTGTCCAGAGCTTTCCGAGCAGCTGGCTTCCCTGAGAATTCAACAATGCCTTTTCCTGAGGGCCTGCCTCGATCATCCACAATGACTACAGCCCTCTCCACCTGGCCGAACACAGAAAAGGCCTCCTCCAGCAGTTCATTGGACACATACTGAGGAAGGTTTCGGACTGTAAGGGATGCACTGTGGCAGGCAAAGCGCACACGCAGCTGCTTTCCACGGAGTGGCATGTTGTCCAGTTCTACTTTGGCAATCTCCGCTAGGGTTCGTGTTTCCTAGGAAGCAGAGCAAAGTCAGAATAACTCAATAGCTGAACAATGACCACCTACACAGCCATCAAGAGTCTAAAGTACCATAGCTCAATACCTCAAtgtctcaaaaaaaaacaaacaaacaaaaaaaaacaacccaaaaccctTGGCaacaacatacaaaaaaaatGGATGGAACTGGAAGAATGGATTCATGTGTTTCAGATAATTCTTTGGTTAACCTAATTGCTCTGATGGCCTTGTAATAAATCAATTGGAAATTCTAGAGTTAACATGACTTACATGGTCATCAGTATCACAAGCTATTCTCTTAAGTGTTAAATCTGGACAACAATGACCAGCATAAAACCTACCCTTACAATACAGAAGTCAGAATTATTTTAGTTTCAGCTAGCTATGTACCAGAGTAATCAGAATCATTACACCCTCCAAGAGGCCTCTTTAGAACCACAGACCTTGATGGGACCCTCCCCTCCACATTCTTAAAGAGGAATCTGAGCCCCAGAAAAAAATGACTTGCCCATATAGTTTTGAGTTAGTGGTAGATCTGGAATGAAGACTGGTTCTAACCATAACATCCAGTGATCTTACTAGCACATTATGTTCCTCATTTATGGAGATAGATAACGCCCAAAAAGGTTTCCCCCACATACTTAAACACATTTCCTAAATCAAATCAGACatctacacttaaaaatgattatgaTAAATGTTATATTATGTGGATTTTagcaattaaaatttttctttcaaagtagatacaaaaaaaaatagataaaaaactgTCCCCTCAAAGTTTTGAAGACTCTTAAGTGAGATAATACATGCATAAGGGCTttggaaataaattatataaatcttgATCATTACTAAaagtcttttcccattttttcaggaaaaaatctTAACTTACTAAAAGTATTTGTAGGGGACAGTAAACAGGGGAAAGGTACAGAAAAAACAAGATTAACTATGACTTGATAATTATTGAAGCTGGGTAACAAGTATGTGCAGGTTCACTGTACTATTCTCTCCACTTCTATATGCTTGAAAtttcccaattaaaaaaagtTCCAAAGGGCATACTTAAACCCCAGAGTCCTAGGCAAATAAACCTATGTTGCCTTGAAACAAAAACCtatcaggaaaaattaaaataaaatatgcattttgtCCTGTTCTACCAACTATAAGCTTTTACAAACATCATCTGAGAATTATTTCTACTGCCTAATTTTCCATATCCATCATTTCCCAGCTTCACCACCatttagagcccatgctctaaaAGCCTACAGCTGCTTACCAAGCGGATAAAGCCAAAGCCCTTGTCCTTATGAATGAAGACTTCGCCTGCCTTCCCATATTTCTCAAACAGTTTCCTCATTTCCTCCTCAGTGATGTCAGGAGGAAGATTGCCCACAAAGAGCCGGCTACGCTGGGTGAAGGTCTTCTCTCCTGGTTTCCTAAAATTCTTCAGGTCAATAGTCAAGCCTTCATCTGAGAGAAGAAACATAGTCACTTAAAAGATTGGGGAGAGATTTACAACAACTGCTGCTAGATAAGAAATGTAATTGCTGTAGAGAAGTCAACACCATTTCCCAATGGAATCTATCCACTAACCACTTATCAGTAAATTGCACTTAGAATGTGAAAGCAGTATGCAAAGAtctggggggtggagggagggaggacgGACTTCTCAACAGCTCTACTGTGGTCCAGGAGCCAACCTAGACTAactcagagacagaaagacaatACAAGAGTTACTGTCAAAGAGAAAACCAAGCAAGTCAAGGAGCTCTATGTCAGAAGTGACtggatttttacatttaaaacataattacaataaaacaaaaaacaaaaaactgtcccATTTCCCAATCCCAAATCAATCTTCATAACCTTAACAGTTCCCATTCTTTCAGGCTTGGGGtaatataatgaaaagaaatgagttagGAAAGAGTATTCTTTGTAGGAATTTTTGGAAATAAGGAAGATGAGGTTGTTTGTAGTTTTAGACACATACAAGAGGTGCTCAAAGTTAGCTGAATGGATGGGAATGTATCTTTAAAGATCTTTTACTCTGATTAAAACTAGGGAGGCAGAGGCCCCAGGCTAAAAGTATAATACTCAGTATCAGATTTCTTCTCCATTAAGTCTTAAAaaccttctttatattttctcatatgatgattaccacagtaagaaCCAAGCTCTCAGGTAAAACATGCAGCCATCTGTTTAGCAAAAGGATGTGCCAGTGCAGCAAAGCAACCTGTATTCAACTGCTATCCTACAGATCTGCTCCTTATTTCAGAGAATCAGCCTTTTTCTATCCTAAATATTGAGGTAAATAgggaaaagaacaacaaaagtGTGCCACAAAAGCCCATTCCTTTATAATCCCAAGAGTCGAATCTAAAAATCAAGAAACTATTCCCAAGAGAGAACCGACTTGGGAATAGTTTCTACTTCATTACCTAGCATGTACTTACTCTGGCTGCTGGCTTGCTGCCCATTTGCAGGCATTGGTGGAGGTggtggctgctgctgttgctgctggtgGTGCTGCTGATGGTGATGTTGATGATGCTTCCTTGGAGTGTGGTTTTGTTTCTCCAAGTTAAAAGTTTTATTGCTCTGCATCTTTGTACCCTAAAAATAAACTGGAATGTCAGACACATTCAGTGCTTAGAACATATTCAGTCACTAATTTCCTGGTGACTTACATGTCAGTCAATCACCTATGGTACTATTTCAAACAGGTATGGTGAAGGAGTACAATTCAAGCATCTAAAACCACCAGCACTAGCAGTTATACTGCACACAGAAACTAGACAAGTACTAAATAAGAACAGCTTGCAATAGAATGACTTGAGGAACCTTCCAGTTCAATAACTACATGCATTGAAGTGACTTTCCCAAAATAATCTACTCCCTAAAAAATGGCCCTATCATAATattaaatcactttaaaaatacaattattgaAATAGATTCTTGTTATCTCGAGGACTAGTAAGTCTTGTTTTTCTCTGGCACCTTGCAACCCTAGCCTACAGTTGATACTGTGGAACAGTATGGGCTGTATAGACTTAGACATACTTATATTTGAAACATGGTCCTAACACTTACTAGTAAATTACTTTTGAACCAGTTCCTTAAGTTGTTATAAAAGGGATAATAAAAACACCTACCTCTCAAGGTAGCTATGAAGAtgaataaatatgtgaaaatactAGTTCTGTACTAGCATATATTGTTATTACTAAATATCATTATTAATCACAATAGAAAGATAAACGACTACCAAAGTAATAGAAGCATCAAATACAAACATATAcaatcataaaatattaaattttgtcatttaaaatcaacataagggagttccctggttgcctagtggttaggattccaagcCACTGTTGTGGCTGGGCTTCAATCCCTGACTGGGTAATAAGAGATCCTGTAAGCcactcagcatggccaaaaaactcataagattaaaatgaaaattcctgGTATAATCCAGGCTGAATACAAAAGTTGATGGTTTTAAGATGGAAATTTCCTAACAGATCAGCTGAGGACCATCTCCCTTATCCAAAGGCAGTTTTCCAGTAAATTAAAGGACAAAAATCAATTCTTAATCGTTTACCCTAAACATAAGACCCTCCAGTCAGATTTAACTGAAAGAAAGATGCAGAAAATTATCTTTTCCCTGAAAACTGTATTATTAACATCATATGATTcccttaaaataaattatattcctcagattaaaaaaatgtgACAAAGGCTTGGTAACTGTTGATTCTGGATGAGGAATATACAAGACACTTATGTGTATAAAACTTTAACAGTGATACATTTTTTATATCATATCCTAccaaaactgaaaatatcaaTGCAGTTAAGTTCTATATAAAGTTGTTTTATAAGACAACAGGTAACAAGAGGTATCAAGATGTTCATATTTCTTAACTCAGGAATTCTACTTCTAATAATTTATTCtaagaatataattttaagaCTTAAAAACTACATCCATGAAATAGTCACTGTAACTGACTTTCCAgtaacaaaatgataaaaatgactttttcttttttactgattttttacattaattcaacaaatattcaccaAATGCTTATTTGCTAGACACTATTCTAGGTGCTTGGGATGAATCAATGAACAGTCTTGCCTTCACCAGAGATAACCTTCCAGTGAGAGAAAACATACATAATAATTAATTTACATAGTACTTAAGAGGTTTAATGctaggagaaaataaaagttgaatGGAGGGGAAAGTGGACAGGAAGTGGAAGGGGAAGATTTGCAATTTTAAACAGAGTTGTGAGTTTAGCCTCACTAGAAATCTGACATTCAAGCCAAAACTTGAATTctcatttatatcatttcatcAGTCTTGTTCTTCATTAATAAAGTACAAACTACATCTTTAACATaggaaacaataaaacaaaaacccaaaaactgACCACTGAAAGAGtcactgttgacattttgataTACCATTTCAGTCActtatttacatatttgtatGTACTCTAAATGGTATACTCCATGTCCCTAAATCTTCTACATTTATTGTTAATGGACTCTGTATTCTGCTGTCAACCAAGCCCTTATAGTGCCGGCACACTTAGGTTATTTATAATTTGTCAGTATTATACACCAATGCTCTCAGCTAAGTCTTGGGGCACCTCCATGAACAGATATTCCTCCCACAATTTCCATTTTCGCTTCTTAACCTTTAAAAAGATACATTGTCATTCCAAAACTGCAGCCATAAATGCACTATTTTATATTCACCCTTTTCTCATTCCTCCTGTCAACTTAATTATAATTGTTAATGGTTACATAAAGTCCAATTGGATGTACACTAATTTACTAAACTATTCCCTATgagacatttaggctgttttcaGCTTTTTCCTATTATAATGTTGCAATAAGTATCTCCGTAGGATAAATTCTTATTAAACACCTTTGTGACTCTTGCCACATAGGTTATAGTTTAACAACTTTAAATACTGTGAATAAGGGCAGCAGTTTCAGAGCAAATTTGAcaccttaaaaaaatagaaaatgtttttaaaaataagatacaagaaattaaaacataaaaatagagcTGGGGATAGGTAAGGTGGGCATTAGCATCAGATGTTTTCCCCTATGAGTCCTACATATTAAACACCCCTGTTCCCCTGATCCCAAAAGCCTATAGCAGAAACTTGaattcttttcacagccatttctCCAACTATTTCTTTTTACCTCTGGCTAGAATCCAAAgagtctttctattttttttaatctccagcCTTTAATTTAAGAGTCAGTGGCCCCAGCCTCAATACCTTGCATCCCATTCAGGAACCCACACTGTTATATGTTAATAGAAATCCTTACAGAGATCCACTCaaaactgaaatattaaaaattctctATTTACATCCTAACCACACCTCACCACTCCATTCAAAAAGGCCATTTTACA
This DNA window, taken from Bubalus kerabau isolate K-KA32 ecotype Philippines breed swamp buffalo chromosome X, PCC_UOA_SB_1v2, whole genome shotgun sequence, encodes the following:
- the NONO gene encoding non-POU domain-containing octamer-binding protein: MQSNKTFNLEKQNHTPRKHHQHHHQQHHQQQQQQPPPPPMPANGQQASSQNEGLTIDLKNFRKPGEKTFTQRSRLFVGNLPPDITEEEMRKLFEKYGKAGEVFIHKDKGFGFIRLETRTLAEIAKVELDNMPLRGKQLRVRFACHSASLTVRNLPQYVSNELLEEAFSVFGQVERAVVIVDDRGRPSGKGIVEFSGKPAARKALDRCSEGSFLLTTFPRPVTVEPMDQLDDEEGLPEKLVIKNQQFHKEREQPPRFAQPGSFEYEYAMRWKALIEMEKQQQDQVDRNIKEAREKLEMEMEAARHEHQVMLMRQDLMRRQEELRRMEELHNQEVQKRKQLELRQEEERRRREEEMRRQQEEMMRRQQEGFKGTFPDAREQEIRMGQMAMGGAMGINNRGAMPPAPVPAGTPAPPGPATMMPDGTLGLTPPTTERFGQAATMEGIGAIGGTPPAFNRAAPGAEFAPNKRRRY